A section of the Rhizobium sp. Pop5 genome encodes:
- the pdeM gene encoding ligase-associated DNA damage response endonuclease PdeM translates to MNRLALARDISALAAIPGIETSVNGIAAVCDPLGALYLPDAGLLVVSDLHLEKGAAFARRGMMLPPYDTLATLTVLSAVISRYDPKLVISLGDNFHDRIGSEHLPENFRALIVAMARGREWIWINGNHDPDGIVDLPGVSVDEMHYAGLTFRHEPRDGLQKGEIAGHLHPSATVRRRERSVRRPCFATDGARLLMPAFGVMSGGLDLGHQAMKGLFDKASLVAHLLGRDRIYSVRYGNLRG, encoded by the coding sequence ATGAACCGCCTGGCGCTCGCGCGCGACATTTCAGCATTGGCCGCGATACCGGGCATCGAGACATCGGTGAACGGCATTGCCGCCGTCTGCGATCCGCTCGGCGCTCTCTATCTTCCGGATGCCGGCCTGCTCGTGGTCTCCGACCTGCATCTGGAAAAGGGGGCAGCCTTCGCCCGTCGTGGCATGATGCTGCCGCCTTACGATACGCTGGCGACTCTGACGGTGCTCTCCGCCGTCATCTCGCGTTATGATCCGAAGCTCGTCATTTCGCTCGGCGATAATTTCCACGATCGTATCGGTTCGGAGCATCTGCCCGAAAATTTCCGCGCTCTGATCGTCGCGATGGCGCGCGGCCGGGAATGGATCTGGATCAATGGCAACCACGATCCTGACGGCATCGTCGATCTGCCGGGCGTGTCCGTCGATGAGATGCATTATGCCGGCCTGACGTTTCGCCACGAGCCGAGGGATGGCCTGCAGAAAGGCGAAATCGCTGGCCACCTGCATCCGTCGGCGACCGTTCGCCGGCGCGAAAGATCCGTCCGACGCCCCTGTTTCGCCACCGACGGCGCTCGCCTCCTCATGCCTGCCTTCGGCGTGATGAGCGGCGGCCTGGATCTCGGCCATCAGGCGATGAAGGGCCTGTTCGACAAAGCCTCGCTGGTGGCGCATCTGTTGGGTCGAGACCGGATTTATTCGGTCCGGTATGGGAATTTGCGAGGATAG
- a CDS encoding transglycosylase SLT domain-containing protein, with the protein MRTRIVLTAVGLTLLAGCATAPKQTRNICAVFDQREGLFSSWQSAAERTQKKYGVPVPILMATMYTESGFQPYARPPRTRLFGFIPWTRPSTAYGYSQALDGTWDHYQSQTGNWAARRTNFADAIDFIGWYHYQNSADTGIPLNDAYNLYLAYYSGPTGYKRGDWRSNGQLQQTAQRFARMAGTYQQQLQGCD; encoded by the coding sequence ATGCGTACTCGTATCGTTTTGACGGCCGTGGGTCTCACGCTGCTTGCGGGCTGTGCGACGGCGCCGAAGCAGACGAGGAACATTTGCGCCGTTTTCGATCAGCGCGAGGGGCTTTTCTCCAGCTGGCAGAGTGCTGCCGAGCGGACGCAGAAGAAATACGGCGTGCCCGTGCCGATCCTGATGGCGACGATGTACACCGAATCCGGCTTCCAGCCCTATGCGCGGCCGCCGCGCACCAGGCTGTTCGGCTTCATTCCCTGGACCCGGCCTTCGACGGCCTACGGCTATTCACAGGCGCTCGACGGCACATGGGATCATTATCAGTCGCAAACGGGGAACTGGGCGGCGCGCCGCACGAACTTCGCCGACGCGATCGATTTCATCGGCTGGTATCACTATCAGAACAGTGCGGACACCGGCATTCCGTTGAACGACGCCTATAATCTCTATCTCGCCTATTATTCCGGGCCGACCGGATATAAGCGCGGCGACTGGCGTTCGAACGGGCAATTGCAGCAGACCGCGCAGCGCTTTGCGAGGATGGCAGGCACATATCAGCAGCAATTGCAGGGGTGTGATTGA
- a CDS encoding dihydrofolate reductase family protein, with translation MRKLVVWNLMTLDGYFEGTKPWDIDFHNFAWGPELRQYAERFGEEGDLLVFGRKTYDGMASYWPTAESEDKIKAYMNGIAKIAVSRTMTDPGWNNARVVSDPIPELTKLKQESGKTIFIFGSAELSDSLLKAGLIDEIRVCVVPVILGGGNPLFKPTESQAPLKLIDSSTTQSGAVILRYEPVKV, from the coding sequence ATGAGGAAGCTTGTTGTCTGGAATCTGATGACGCTCGATGGTTATTTCGAAGGGACGAAGCCGTGGGATATCGACTTCCACAATTTCGCCTGGGGGCCGGAGTTGCGGCAATATGCCGAACGGTTCGGCGAGGAAGGCGATCTCCTGGTCTTCGGCCGCAAGACTTACGACGGCATGGCCTCCTACTGGCCGACCGCCGAGAGCGAAGACAAGATCAAGGCCTATATGAACGGCATCGCCAAGATTGCCGTGTCGCGGACCATGACCGATCCCGGCTGGAATAATGCCCGCGTCGTCAGCGATCCGATCCCCGAGTTGACGAAGCTGAAGCAGGAAAGCGGCAAGACGATCTTCATCTTCGGCAGCGCCGAGCTTTCCGACAGCCTGCTGAAAGCAGGCCTCATCGATGAAATCAGGGTCTGCGTCGTGCCAGTGATCCTCGGCGGCGGCAATCCGCTTTTCAAGCCTACAGAGAGCCAGGCGCCTTTGAAACTCATCGATTCCTCGACGACGCAAAGCGGTGCGGTGATCCTGCGATACGAACCCGTCAAGGTGTAG
- a CDS encoding TetR/AcrR family transcriptional regulator yields MVAAVTRQQIVEAADRLFYQRGFEATSFADIAAVVELSRGNFYYHFRTKDELLDAVITHRLAKTKSMLEAWEAKSEAPGERILSFVQLLIVNQAKIMAYGCPVGTLCGELAKLDHIARGRAAEIFDLFRHWLSRQFIAVGREADADALAMHVLMWSQGVAALAAAYRDETFVRREVENISTWLAARLPKSTAFSEIVPVQPS; encoded by the coding sequence TTGGTTGCTGCGGTCACGCGACAGCAGATCGTCGAAGCCGCCGATAGGCTCTTTTACCAGAGAGGCTTTGAGGCGACGTCCTTTGCTGACATCGCTGCAGTGGTCGAGTTGTCTCGGGGTAACTTTTACTACCACTTCCGGACCAAGGACGAGCTTCTTGACGCGGTGATCACCCATCGTCTGGCTAAAACCAAATCGATGCTCGAGGCATGGGAGGCCAAATCCGAGGCTCCTGGTGAGCGAATTCTCAGTTTCGTCCAACTCCTAATCGTGAACCAGGCAAAGATCATGGCTTATGGCTGCCCGGTCGGCACGCTCTGTGGCGAACTCGCCAAGCTCGATCACATCGCCAGGGGCCGGGCAGCCGAGATTTTCGATCTGTTTCGTCATTGGCTCTCACGCCAGTTCATTGCGGTCGGCCGCGAGGCTGATGCCGATGCGCTCGCCATGCACGTCCTGATGTGGAGTCAGGGTGTTGCTGCACTCGCCGCCGCATATCGCGACGAAACCTTCGTTCGCCGTGAGGTGGAAAATATCTCTACGTGGCTAGCAGCGCGGCTGCCTAAATCAACCGCCTTCTCTGAAATCGTTCCTGTACAGCCTTCCTAA
- a CDS encoding YciI family protein: protein MFFVTLKFAAGKAKAPVLMEGHSAWIKRGFDDGVFLLVGGLQPSAGGAVVAHNTSRADLEIRIQEDPFVAEGVVTADIQEVAPVRIDERLAFLRT from the coding sequence ATGTTTTTCGTTACCCTGAAGTTCGCCGCCGGCAAGGCCAAAGCCCCTGTCCTGATGGAAGGACATAGCGCCTGGATCAAGCGTGGCTTCGATGATGGCGTGTTTCTCCTCGTCGGCGGCCTTCAGCCGAGTGCGGGAGGAGCCGTCGTCGCCCACAACACGTCACGCGCCGATCTGGAAATTCGGATTCAGGAAGATCCCTTTGTGGCGGAAGGCGTGGTCACCGCCGATATTCAGGAAGTTGCGCCGGTTCGCATCGATGAGCGCCTCGCCTTCTTGAGGACATGA
- a CDS encoding TIGR02186 family protein: MRLLAAFILFLCLLPISAGAQWLPGQATEAVREGLEIGTSTSEIAITSDFRGADLTIFGALSNTDQLLLAIGQYDVVVVLEGPREDATVRKKERVFGIWVNRRSMTFEAVPHSYSMSSSRGIDDLTTPLELTDQGIGIDHIPLTPVGFVGDGSNLGEFRQAFLRLQQSGALYDRNPSGVRFVSSNLFKASLRLPANIPNGVHTVRAYLFKSGNFITEKSLPLRVIKTGIEQTITDAAHNQPILYGCAAVLLAVITGWSASLIFRKD, translated from the coding sequence ATGCGCCTGCTTGCCGCCTTCATCCTATTTCTTTGCCTGCTGCCGATCAGTGCCGGAGCGCAATGGCTGCCCGGACAGGCGACGGAAGCCGTACGTGAAGGGCTGGAGATCGGCACATCGACCAGCGAAATCGCCATCACATCAGATTTCCGCGGCGCAGACCTGACGATCTTCGGGGCTTTGTCGAACACCGACCAGCTGCTGCTCGCCATCGGCCAGTATGACGTGGTCGTGGTGCTGGAAGGGCCGCGTGAGGATGCGACGGTGCGCAAGAAGGAGCGCGTCTTCGGCATCTGGGTGAACAGGCGCTCGATGACCTTCGAAGCGGTGCCGCATTCCTATTCGATGTCGAGTTCACGCGGGATAGACGACCTGACGACCCCGCTCGAACTGACCGATCAGGGGATCGGCATCGATCACATTCCGCTGACCCCGGTCGGCTTCGTCGGCGACGGCAGCAATCTCGGCGAATTCCGCCAGGCTTTCCTGCGGCTGCAACAATCGGGCGCACTTTACGACCGCAATCCGAGCGGGGTGCGGTTCGTTTCCTCCAACCTCTTCAAGGCGAGTCTGCGCCTGCCGGCCAACATCCCGAACGGTGTGCATACGGTGCGCGCCTATCTCTTCAAGAGCGGCAATTTCATCACCGAAAAATCGCTGCCGCTGCGCGTCATCAAGACCGGCATCGAGCAGACGATCACCGATGCGGCGCATAACCAGCCGATCCTGTACGGCTGCGCGGCCGTGCTGCTTGCCGTCATCACCGGCTGGAGCGCCAGCCTGATCTTCCGCAAGGACTGA
- a CDS encoding sulfite exporter TauE/SafE family protein, with translation MTIYLPIAELSVNIFIILGMGAAVGFLSGMFGVGGGFLITPLLIFYNIPPVVAVATGANQVVASSISGAITHFRRGTLDVKLGTVLLVGGLTGATVGIWIFSLLRRVGQLDLIISLMYVIFLGTVGGLMLLESINAMRRAARNEPPAPRKPGHQHWVHKLPLKVRFKKSKIYLSVIPIVALGFAIGILTSIMGVGGGFIMVPAMIYLLRIPTNVVVGTSLFQIIFVTAYTTIVQAATNFSVDIVLAFILMVAGVIGAQYGVRVGQKLRGEQLRALLGLLVLAVGLRLAVALVVTPADVYSVVMGAGN, from the coding sequence GTGACAATCTATCTGCCCATTGCAGAATTGTCGGTGAACATCTTCATCATTCTCGGCATGGGAGCGGCCGTCGGATTCCTGTCAGGAATGTTCGGCGTCGGCGGCGGCTTTCTTATTACTCCGCTCTTGATCTTCTACAACATTCCTCCCGTCGTCGCGGTCGCGACCGGCGCCAACCAGGTTGTGGCCTCGTCCATTTCAGGCGCGATCACGCACTTCCGGCGCGGTACGCTCGACGTCAAGCTCGGCACGGTGCTATTGGTCGGCGGTCTGACGGGCGCCACGGTCGGCATCTGGATCTTTTCGCTTTTGCGACGGGTGGGACAGCTCGATCTCATCATCTCGCTGATGTACGTTATCTTCCTCGGCACCGTCGGCGGGCTGATGCTGCTCGAAAGCATCAATGCCATGCGGCGGGCCGCCCGCAACGAACCGCCCGCGCCGCGCAAGCCCGGCCACCAGCACTGGGTGCACAAGCTGCCGCTCAAGGTACGTTTCAAAAAATCGAAGATCTATCTCAGCGTCATCCCGATCGTCGCGCTCGGATTCGCGATCGGCATCCTCACCTCGATCATGGGCGTCGGCGGCGGCTTCATCATGGTGCCGGCGATGATCTACCTGCTGCGTATCCCGACCAATGTCGTCGTCGGCACTTCGCTGTTCCAGATCATCTTCGTCACCGCCTATACAACGATCGTGCAGGCGGCGACGAATTTTTCCGTCGATATCGTGCTCGCCTTCATCCTGATGGTGGCAGGCGTCATCGGGGCGCAATACGGCGTGCGTGTCGGCCAGAAACTGCGCGGCGAGCAGCTGCGCGCACTCCTCGGCCTGCTTGTGCTCGCCGTCGGCTTGCGCCTTGCGGTCGCGCTGGTGGTGACGCCGGCCGACGTCTATTCGGTCGTGATGGGAGCGGGCAACTGA